The Neofelis nebulosa isolate mNeoNeb1 chromosome 16, mNeoNeb1.pri, whole genome shotgun sequence genome includes a window with the following:
- the RPL38 gene encoding large ribosomal subunit protein eL38 yields MPRKIEEIKDFLLTARRKDAKSVKIKKNKDNVKFKVRCSRYLYTLVITDKEKAEKLKQSLPPGLAVKELK; encoded by the exons ATG CCTCGCAAGATTGAAGAAATCAAGGACTTTCTGCTCACGGCCAGGCGAAAGGATGCCAAGT CCGTCAAGATcaagaaaaataaggataatgtGAAGTTTAAAGTCCGATGCAGCAGGTACCTTTACACTTTGGTCATCACAgacaaagagaaggcagagaaactgaagcagtCCCTGCCCCCAG GTTTGGCAGTAAAGGAGCTGAAATGA